TTCTTCTATATTTGGAAGAGAATCAGGTGGAAAACCTACATATAATAATTCTAAGGCTGCATTAATTAGTTTTACGAAAGCATTTGCTGACGAAGCTATTAAAGAAGGAATAAGAGTGAACTCTGTAGCTCCAGGTGCCATTCTGCATCCTAGCGGCAATTGGCAGAAACGTCTCGAGGATAACCCAAAAAAGATTAATGAATTTGTTCAAAGGGAAATTCCAGCTGGCCGGTTTGGGACAGTAGAAGAAGTAGCTAATGTCGTAACATTTCTTGCATCAGACAAAGCTTCATGGGTAACAGGAGCAAGTGTAAACGTAGACGGCGGCCAATCTAAGATGAATATGTAGAAGAAATATAATTTATTCATACATGTATTTTCCTTATTTGGCAGCACCGCAGATGGTAAAAAAAGAAAAAGGGATGTATAAGGGCAGCGAAAGCAATCTATTAATGTTTATTGTTTCTCATATTCCTTTTTGGCTCATGGTTTTGCATGTGCAGTTCCTTAATTTGTTTTTTTGTTTCTGGTGTGCCGAGTTCGTATAACATATCAAAAATTTTATCCATGCCATGCTGGTATTCATGTTGATCCGTTTCTGTCATGGATTCATCAAAATGCCGAAACGAAAAAAGATTTCGAATTTCCATATCATGGTCTTGTGTTTCATTTAATAGAGTATCCAATTGTTCTAACTCTTCTGGAGTAGCTTCAATTTCGTATTGGATAAGGGTGCTGTCTGGTATTTTTACTGGGCTTACATCATCCATGCTGATAGGGTTTAAATTTACGTAATATTTTTGTTTACTCATTTTGTGGCCTCCTTATCAGTTATTTAATATTTTGCGTCTCCTTACATTTTTTATACTTTAAGGAAGTTTAAATTTGCTAAAGGATCAAAGTATAAGTAAAACTTAGACTTTCGCCATAAGGATTTAGCGATAAGCCGAATTTTTTTAATACATTAAAAGCCGGTCCTTTTTAGAAAAGACCGGCTTTTTTACAATAGCTGTATTGGTAAAAAATAGAAAAAACATTGACAAACGGATTTTTTCATTAATGTACTACAAGGAATCAATGCCGAGTTCTTCAAATAATTCTCTTGTTGCTGGCGTTCCAAGCTCATAGATCTTTTGATAAAGTTCTTTCATTTCTGTTTGCATTTCATTTTTTGCATGATCTGCTTTGGATTCATCATGGACTCGAGCTAATATTTGACCTCCGCTTAGATCTTCTTTTTGTACAGCATTCATTTTTTTCTCTAATGTTTGTTTTTCTTTTAGAGTGGCATTTATTTCGTATTGAATCGTATTTTCACTCGTTTTGACCTCAGAAATCCCCATAATAGAGGGTTCTAATTGTACGTAATAGGTATTGCGCTCCATCGAATCTCTCCTTTTTCTTTTTGGAGACGTTATACCCTGTACAGGAATAAATTACACTGAAATAAAAATCAACCAATTTGTAATACTATGGTTCCATTAAATGTATTAGCTTCAAGCGCTTTATGAGCCTTTACAGCTTCTTCTAATTTGAAGGATGTTGCAAGGTGAGGCTTAAGACTGCCATTTGTCAGAGAATCATTTATTTCAGCAGCTGCATACTGCAGGGCATCGACTGAAGCGGTGAATAATAATACACCTAATAAAGACGCATGTTTTTGATTTAGTAAACGCCAAGGAAGCTCAGGTGCGTTATTTTTTGGAGAGCCTATTGCTACTATCCTTCCACCTGTTTTCAACAGATTAAAATCACTTTCCATGTTTTCACTTAAAGACATATCTAAAATGACATCGACACCTTCATTGTTTGTTGCAGCCAGCACTTTATCTTCAAGGTTTTCGTTTTTGTAATTAATAACGTGATGAGCTCCTGCTTTCTTCGCTATATTTTCTTTTACCTCCGAGCTGGCTGTGGCAAGTACCGTGGCCCCAGTTTTAACGGCTAATTGCACTGCTGCGTTTCCAACTGCGCCTGAAGCACCGTAAATCAATACATTTTCTCTTTGTTTCAAATGAGCTCTATTATATAAAGATAAATGAGCGGTAAGTACTGGAATTCCTAAAGTGGCTCCTTCTTCAAAGCTTATATTATCGGGTAATCGATAGACATAATCAACAGAAGCTGTTACAAATTCAGCCGCTGTCCCTTTTATGTTTGTCGCCCAAACTCTGTCTCCAATTTCCAAGGATTGAACATTAGACCCAACTTCTGCTACAACTCCCGCTAAATCAAAATGGGGAATATGAGGAAAGGACGGAACTTCCCTGATTCCTTTCCGAAAATAAGTATCAACAGGGTTTATTCCGCTTGCTTTTACTTCTACTAATATATCATCTGGTTTTGGTGAAGGTTTTTTCATAGATGTAGTTTCTAACACTTCTGGACCTCCGTATTGATTAAAAACAACAGCTTTCATTGTTTCAGCCTCCTTAGTAAATATAATCTTAGTACTTATTTATAAGCGCAGTTAGTTTTTCGCCTGCTTTTTTTAGTAAATCTTCTTCTTGTACCAGAGCAATACGAACATACCCTTCACCGCCAGCTCCAAAAGCATTTCCAGGGGTTACAACTACGCCATATTCTAAAGCTTCCAATGAAAAAGACAAAGATGTACACGGAGCAGGGACTTTTGCCCAGATAAACATCCCCCCATCAGGAATGCGTACTTGCCAGCCTTTTTTATGCAATACGTTAATAAAGACATCACGCCGCTTTTTATACACTCTCCGGTGATGTTCTAAATAAGAAAGTTCATTGGTTAAAGCATAGGCAGCTGCTTTTTGAACAGGCTGAAAAACACCGTAATCTATATTTGATTTTATATCAGCCAAAGGCTTTAAATAAGATGGAAAGCCTATTAAGTATCCTATCCGTGCACCGGCCATGTTGAAACTTTTTGATAAAGAATTAAATTCGACTGCAATTTTTTTAGCTTCAGGGATATGAAATATGCTTAAAGGATTTTGATTGGAAAAAATGAGTTCTGCATACGCAAAATCGTGGACAATTAAAATGTTATGTTCTAATCCAAAGGATACTGCTTGTTTAAAATAGTTTAAATCGGCCACGGCTGCAGTCGGGTTACCTGGATAATTTAGAATCATCATTTTTGCTTTTTTTACTATCTCTATTGGAATATGGTCAAAGTCAGGCATGAAATTATTTTCTTCATGTACGGGAACCGTATATAATTGGGCATCTGCCAGGGAAGTGCATGCAGAATAGATAGGATAACCCGGATCAGGAGCTATAATGTAATCACCAGGGTCTAAATAAGCCAGTGCCAAATGGGCAAGGCCATCTTGGGAACCCATAAGCTGCAAAACTTCTTCTGGATTTAAATTGATATCAAATCGATGATTATAGTAGTGAACAACAGCTTCTTGAAACTCCTTTGTTCCTTTTAGAGAATATCCATACTGATCTTCCTTTTTTACTTCTTTGGAAAGAATAGACCGTACAGATTCTGGTGGTGGAAGATCTGGACTCCCGATACTTAAATCGATCATATTTTCGCCAGCTTGTATTTTTTTATTTTTCTTCTCTGCCAACTCTGTGAAAACACTTGAAGAAAGCGTGTTCATTCGCTGTGCTGGTTGTATCATGAATAGACCATCCTTTCTATACTTATTATAAAGGATAAAATATGTTTTATGGGTACATGAGATAACAATTATTAACATGAAATTCCTGCTCTAACTCATATATCATGAAAGACGTGGCAGGCGTACGGATTGCTTCCTAACAGTAAAACAAAAAAACTGTCCCTCTAAGTTGATTTTGGGACAGTTTCTGCATAGTTGATTTTATTCAGGATGAATGGTTGAACCACGTTCCAAGCTTGCTTCATTAAGGTGAAACGAATGCCTATTTTTTATTTCTTCCATTATCTCTCGATAAATCATGCCGCCTTCAGAGTTTAGATATGGAAGTATTTGCTGAAAGCTTTCGTGAAAATGAGCAAGTTCTTTATCAGTCCAGTTCTTTTTGGAAGTCATGACTAATTCAGAGAAATCACGCCCAACATACATGTAACCTCACCTCTTTTTAACGTTATTTTATCTGTAAGGAGGAAACCTTATACGTTATAATATTTGAAGATTGTCTAAAGGTATAGGAGGAAAAGAATGGAGAATAAAGTAGCCCTTGTCACTGGCAGCAGCAGAGGAATAGGAAAACAAATAGCTTTAAAATTAGCTGAAAAAGGATATAATATCGTCGTCAACTATGCTCGAAGTAAAACAAAAGCGATGGAAACTGCTGATGAAATTGAATCATTAGGAGTAAAAGCAGCCATTGTGAAAGCGAATGTAGGAAAAACGGAAAAAATCAAAGAATTGTTTTCGACAGTGAATGATACATTTGGTCGTTTAGATGTGTTTGTAAATAATGCAGCTTCTGGAGTATTAAGACCAGCAATGGAATTAGAAGAAAATCATTGGGATTGGACGATGAACATTAATAGTAAAGCATTATTGTTCTGTGCTCAGGAAGCGGCTAAATTAATGGAAAAAAATAATGGTGGTAACATTGTAAGTTTGAGTTCCTTAGGTTCCCAGCGCTATTTAAAAAATTATACAGCCGTTGGAGTTTCAAAAGCAGCCGTTGAAGCACTAACACGATATTTGGCAGTGGAACTTTCTGAGAAAGGTATTGTGGTTAATGCTGTATCTGGCGGGGCGGTAAATACTGAAGCACTCACGCATTTTCCTAACCGCGATGAGTTATTAGAAGAAGCAAAGAAAAAAACTCCTGCCGGTCGAATGGTAGAGATGACCGATTTAGTAAACGGGGTTATGTTTTTAATTTCAGATGAAGCTTCGATGATTCGGGGGCAGACTATCGTTATTGATGGAGGAATTTCTCTTTTAACTTAAAAAATTTTTCATTTCTTTATGGATAAATTCTGTCTTTAAGGGGCAAGTTAATCCATGTGGAGGTGAATAAGATGGATAGAAATCAAAACCAACAACAAAACGCTTCACAAACTAACGCACAAAAAGTTCGCCAGCAAAACGCAGCAGCTGCTAGAAATCAAAGCCAGCAGACTGAATTTGCAAGCGAAACGGATGCACAGCAAGTAAGACAACAAAATCAACAGTCTCAACAAAAGAAACAACAGAATCAACAACAGCCAAACCAACGTCAGCAATAACTAGAACAAAAAAGGGCTCTTTGGAAGGGTTGCTTCCGAAGAGCTCTTTTTTTAAGCTTCTTTATACATTTAAAGGAATAAAAGTATAAGTGAAACTACGACTTCCGCCATAAGGATTCGGCGGCAAATCGAGTTTTTCTAATTAAAACATTGGGAAAACATATTGTACTAAAAACCATAAGAATCCAAAAAAGATAAGGACGTATGCAAAATATTTTATAAAGGTGGCTGCTACATTAGATTTATCTTCTTTTTTCTCTATATGTCTTTCTTCATATTCATGATCCGGAGTTTTTCTAGACATGACACTTCCTCCCCGTTTTTAATTTATTGAACTTTTCCCTCCCTTCTTTTTTCATAAACATGTTCAAATTTCAGAAGAAAGCCTGATAATATTTTTGGAGAAGAAGCAATTTTTTAGTTTAGTTTTCTTTATAGTAAACAAGATGTATAATACATAAGATAGAGAATAGAAAAGAGGAAGGAGAAGGGCATGGAATTCCCGGAAACCGGAAGAATAATCGAAATTCAAAGCTATAAGCATGACGGAACTCTTCACCGTATCTGGGAGGAAACCCTGATCTTACAAGGTACATCCAAAGAAGTGGTTGGCGGTAATGATCGAATCCTTGTTCATGAATCCGATGGAAGGACATGGAGGACTAGAGAACCAGCAATTTGCTATTTTCATAGAGAAAAGTGGTTTAACGTTATTGGAATGGTTCGAGCCGACGGAATTCATTATTATTGTAACTTAGGTACTCCTTTTGTGTGGGATGAAGAAGCTTTGAAATATATAGATTATGACTTAGATATTAAAGTTTTTCCTGACATGACATATCATTTACTAGATGAAGATGAATTCAAAAAACATAAAGAAGAAATGAATTATCCAGAAAAAATTAATCTGCAAATTTCTAAGTCTGTAGAAGAACTTCAGAGCTGGATTTATCAAAGAAAGGGGCCGTTTGATCCCCAGTTTGTGGAACAATGGTATGAACGCTATTTGTTTTTTCGTTGATAGAGGTGAATAATGGGTAGTATTAAAAGATATTTGCAATTTGTAAAGCCGTATAAAAAAGTTATTTTTATTACGATTATCATTGGAGTATTAAAATTTGGAATTCCGCTTTTAACTCCACTGATCTTAGCCTATGTCATAGACGACATAATTCTAGCAGAAACGATAGCAACCGATGAAAAATTAAATACGTTATTTTGGCTTGTTGGAGGGACAATTCTAGCTTTTCTTGTTTTAAGACCCCCGATTGAATATTATCGGCAATATTTTGCTCAATGGACAGGCAGCAAGGTTTTATATGACATAAGAGATCAATTGTTTGCTCATATTCAAAAATTAAGCTTGCGGTTTTATTCTAATCGAAAAGCCGGCGAGATCATTTCCCGGGTAATACATGATGTCGAACAAACAAAAAATTTCGTTATCACTGGTTTAATGAACATTTGGCTTGATATGGTAACGATTGTTATCGCAGTAATAATTATGTTAACGATCAATAGCTGGTTAACATTAGTTGCGCTTGCATTATTTCCTTTGTATGTTTTTTCGATCAAATATTTTTACTCGAGACTGCGTGATTTAACTAAAGTCCGCTCACAAGCATTAGCAGATGTACAAGGCCACTTGCATGAACGGGTTCAAGGGATGAATGTAATTCGAAGCTTTGCGCTAGAAGAATATGAGCAAGAGCAATTTGGAAAAAGAAACATTCATTTTCTTAATAAAGCGATTGATCATACAAAATGGAATGCAAAGACTTTCGCCGTTGTAAATACAATTACTGACATTGCTCCATTAATTGTTATACTAGCTGCAGGTTACTTTGTGTTAACATCAGGGCTTGAGGTCGGTGAGATGGTAGCATTTGTTTCATACATGGAGCGTTTGTACAACCCATTAAGAAGGTTGGTCAATTCTTCGACAACATTAACGCAATCCATAGCTTCAATGGATCGTGTTTTTGAATTTGTAGATGAAAAATACGATATCCAGGATAAAAATACTGCTATCCCGCTTGAGCATACAAGCGGAGCTATAGAATTTAACAATGTTACATTTCAATATGAAGAAGATAGTGAAATAGTATTAAAGAATATTGATCTATCCGTAACAGCTGGAGAAACAATTGCTTTGGTTGGGATGAGCGGTGGCGGGAAAAGTACATTAGTCAGTCTTATTCCAAGGTTTTACGATGTCAGTTCTGGTGCGGTAAAACTAGATGGAATAGATATTCGTGATTATGAAGTACGAACCCTTAGAGACAAAATTGGGATGGTTCTGCAAGATAATATTTTATTTAGTGATTCTGTAAAAATGAATATATTAATGGGCAACCCTCATGCAACCCATCAAGAAGTAGTGGAAGCAGCCAAAGCAGCAAACGCAGATGGGTTTATCAATGAACTGCCAAATGGTTATGACACCCCGGTAGGAGAGCGCGGAGTGAAATTGTCTGGAGGTCAAAAACAAAGAATTGCAATTGCCAGGGTATTTTTAAAAAATCCGCCGATTTTGATTTTTGACGAGGCTACCTCGGCTCTAGATTTGGAAAGTGAGCATCTTATCCAAGAAGCAATGCAAAACCTGGCTAAAAATAGAACAACATTTATTGTGGCTCACCGACTTTCAACGATCACGCACGCCGACCGGATTATTGTAATAGAAAATGGTACAGTTGTTGAATCAGGTAATCACTCTCAATTAATGCAGCATGAAGGTTCTTATCGGAAGCTGTTTGAAGTACAAAACGTTTAGGTTGAATAAGGAGGCAGTGTGAATTTAATCGACTGCCTCCTTTATATATAACTTAAAAGCATAAGACAATATCCGCCAATACATAGACAGCAAGTGCTTCTAATAACGAGTTTATTACTCTGTTCTTTTTTCGATATCTACGTTATTATCAGATTTATGATAGCTGAAAAAGCTTTCTACCAGAGTGTCTAAATGTTCTAGCTGCTCATTGTATTCAATAATGT
This DNA window, taken from Alteribacillus bidgolensis, encodes the following:
- a CDS encoding cytosolic protein: MYVGRDFSELVMTSKKNWTDKELAHFHESFQQILPYLNSEGGMIYREIMEEIKNRHSFHLNEASLERGSTIHPE
- the fabL gene encoding enoyl-[acyl-carrier-protein] reductase FabL, which translates into the protein MENKVALVTGSSRGIGKQIALKLAEKGYNIVVNYARSKTKAMETADEIESLGVKAAIVKANVGKTEKIKELFSTVNDTFGRLDVFVNNAASGVLRPAMELEENHWDWTMNINSKALLFCAQEAAKLMEKNNGGNIVSLSSLGSQRYLKNYTAVGVSKAAVEALTRYLAVELSEKGIVVNAVSGGAVNTEALTHFPNRDELLEEAKKKTPAGRMVEMTDLVNGVMFLISDEASMIRGQTIVIDGGISLLT
- a CDS encoding ABC transporter ATP-binding protein, which produces MGSIKRYLQFVKPYKKVIFITIIIGVLKFGIPLLTPLILAYVIDDIILAETIATDEKLNTLFWLVGGTILAFLVLRPPIEYYRQYFAQWTGSKVLYDIRDQLFAHIQKLSLRFYSNRKAGEIISRVIHDVEQTKNFVITGLMNIWLDMVTIVIAVIIMLTINSWLTLVALALFPLYVFSIKYFYSRLRDLTKVRSQALADVQGHLHERVQGMNVIRSFALEEYEQEQFGKRNIHFLNKAIDHTKWNAKTFAVVNTITDIAPLIVILAAGYFVLTSGLEVGEMVAFVSYMERLYNPLRRLVNSSTTLTQSIASMDRVFEFVDEKYDIQDKNTAIPLEHTSGAIEFNNVTFQYEEDSEIVLKNIDLSVTAGETIALVGMSGGGKSTLVSLIPRFYDVSSGAVKLDGIDIRDYEVRTLRDKIGMVLQDNILFSDSVKMNILMGNPHATHQEVVEAAKAANADGFINELPNGYDTPVGERGVKLSGGQKQRIAIARVFLKNPPILIFDEATSALDLESEHLIQEAMQNLAKNRTTFIVAHRLSTITHADRIIVIENGTVVESGNHSQLMQHEGSYRKLFEVQNV
- a CDS encoding gamma-type small acid-soluble spore protein — encoded protein: MDRNQNQQQNASQTNAQKVRQQNAAAARNQSQQTEFASETDAQQVRQQNQQSQQKKQQNQQQPNQRQQ
- the ntdP gene encoding nucleoside tri-diphosphate phosphatase encodes the protein MEFPETGRIIEIQSYKHDGTLHRIWEETLILQGTSKEVVGGNDRILVHESDGRTWRTREPAICYFHREKWFNVIGMVRADGIHYYCNLGTPFVWDEEALKYIDYDLDIKVFPDMTYHLLDEDEFKKHKEEMNYPEKINLQISKSVEELQSWIYQRKGPFDPQFVEQWYERYLFFR
- a CDS encoding NADPH:quinone reductase, with product MKAVVFNQYGGPEVLETTSMKKPSPKPDDILVEVKASGINPVDTYFRKGIREVPSFPHIPHFDLAGVVAEVGSNVQSLEIGDRVWATNIKGTAAEFVTASVDYVYRLPDNISFEEGATLGIPVLTAHLSLYNRAHLKQRENVLIYGASGAVGNAAVQLAVKTGATVLATASSEVKENIAKKAGAHHVINYKNENLEDKVLAATNNEGVDVILDMSLSENMESDFNLLKTGGRIVAIGSPKNNAPELPWRLLNQKHASLLGVLLFTASVDALQYAAAEINDSLTNGSLKPHLATSFKLEEAVKAHKALEANTFNGTIVLQIG
- a CDS encoding LL-diaminopimelate aminotransferase, producing the protein MIQPAQRMNTLSSSVFTELAEKKNKKIQAGENMIDLSIGSPDLPPPESVRSILSKEVKKEDQYGYSLKGTKEFQEAVVHYYNHRFDINLNPEEVLQLMGSQDGLAHLALAYLDPGDYIIAPDPGYPIYSACTSLADAQLYTVPVHEENNFMPDFDHIPIEIVKKAKMMILNYPGNPTAAVADLNYFKQAVSFGLEHNILIVHDFAYAELIFSNQNPLSIFHIPEAKKIAVEFNSLSKSFNMAGARIGYLIGFPSYLKPLADIKSNIDYGVFQPVQKAAAYALTNELSYLEHHRRVYKKRRDVFINVLHKKGWQVRIPDGGMFIWAKVPAPCTSLSFSLEALEYGVVVTPGNAFGAGGEGYVRIALVQEEDLLKKAGEKLTALINKY